In the Planctomycetota bacterium genome, GCCGGCGGACGCGGGATAGCGGTGGGGTTGTCCCGGGTCAGCCGGGTTCGATCAGAGGTTCCCGTCATGGAGACCTCAGCCCGGGCTCGACAGAGGGGGCGCCCCTCGCGCCTTCACCCTCGCACCGACCCGCAGCCAGTGGGTGACGGGCCGATGCGAGGGCGAAGGCGGAGGGGCTTCGCGGGTCCCTGGATGACGGGGAACGGGGCACGACCGTTGCGCTTCGCCCACGAGAGCCCGCTATCGAACGGTCCAATCCATGTCCGCCGCCGCCGCCGCCGCCGCCAATCACCAATTCCGCCGCGTGCGTCCATGTCCCCGCGCCCAGGGGCCGTCGAAGCCCCTCCGCCGTCGCCCTCGCATCGGCCCGTCGCAACTGCATGCGGGTCGATGCGAGGGCAGAGGTGGAGGGGCGCCCCCCCTCTGCAGAGCCCGAGCTGAGGTCTGAACAGCTTCGACCCAATAGCCAAGCCAACCCGCGTGCGACCGTACCCCGCGCTGCAGAGCCCGAGCTGAGGCCTGAACAGCTTCGACCCAATAGCCAAGCCAACCCGCGTGCGACCGTTCCCCGTGCTGCAGAGCCCGAGCCGAGGTCTGTTCACCTTCAAACCCCCATGACACCACCAGCCTCTCCCCTGTCCCGGCGCCGCCTCGGTGCGCTGGCCGCCGCCGCGGTCGCCGCCTCCCCCGTCGCCCGCGCCGCCACCACCGTCGCTCGGCCGATTCGGATCGGTCAGATCGGTGTCGGTCACGGCCATGCCACGAAGCTCGCCGTCTACCGCGCGAGCCCCGACTACGAGGTGGTCGGGATCTGCGAGCCCGACGAGGCCTTGCGCCGTGGCGCTCGCGAGCGGCCGCCGTTTGCCGGCCTGCCCTGGATGACGCGCGACGAACTGCTCGCCCTCCCCGGGCTCGACGCCGTCCTCGTCGAGACCCGCGTCGGCGATCTCCTGGACCAGGCCGAGGCGGCCGTCGCCGCGGGGAAGCATGTCCATGTCGACAAGCCGGCGGGCACGTCGCTCGGGCAGTTGCGCCGGCTCCTCGCCGCTGCCGAGGCCCGCGGGCTGCTCGTCCAGACGGGCTACATGTATCGCTACAACCCCGCAGTGCTGCTGCTGCGGGAGTTTCTCCGGGCGGGCTGGCTCGGCGAGGTGTTCGAGGTCCACGCGGTGATGAGCAAGCTCGTCGGCGACGCCGAGCGCGACGACCTCGTCCGCCAGCCCGGGGGCACGATGTTCGAGTTGGGGTGCCACCTGGTCGATCTGGTCGTCGCGATGCTCGGGGCACCGCAGCACGTCGCGGCGTTTCCGCGCCACTCGGGAGCCCGCGACGACGGCCTGCTCGACAACATGCTCGCCGTCCTCGAGTATCCGCGGGCCACGGCGACGATCCGTACGTCGGTGATCGAAGTCGACGGCTGGAGCCGGCGGCAGCTCACGGTGTGCGGCACGGAGGGGACATTGTCCATCCAGCCGCTCGACGACCCGGCGGTGCGCCTGTCGCTGTCGCGGGCCCGGGGCGACCACCCCGCCGGCACGAGCACGGTGACGTTTCCGAAGTTCACCCGCTACGTCGCCGACGCCGCCGACATGGCGCGGATCATCCGCGGCGAGAAGCGGCCCGACTTCGATTCGGCCCACGACCGCGCCGTGCAACAGGCGGTGCTGGCCGCAAGCGCGCTTCCGGCGGGCGACGGCTGAGCCGGGGTGGCTCTGTGAATGGGCCCGCGTATCGGTTATCCTCGCGAAGCATACAGGGTCGGTCGTGCCAGCCGGACGTGTCGAGCAGGAGTGACCGAACGTGGACGAGGCGTCGAAAACCCGCGCGATTTGGACCGACTTTGAGCGGGGCCTGATCCGTGGCCGAGGGATTGATATCGGCTGCGGTCCCGATCCGGTCGCGCCGGACGTGAGGCGATTCGATCTCGACGATGGCGACGCCAATCGAATCACCCAATTCGTCCACGAGCAGTTCGACTACGTGTATTCGTCGCACTGCCTCGAGCACATGCACGACGCGGCGTCGGCACTTTCCGAGTGGTGGGCGCTCGTCCGCCCCGGCGGGCATCTGATCTTCGCCGTGCCCGACGAAGACCTGTACGAGCAAGGGGTGTTTCCCAGCCGGTTCAATCCCGATCACAAGGCGACATTCACGATCTCCTAGATGCGGTCGTGGTCGTCGGTGTCGCGCAACGTCCTCGACCTCGCCCGCGGCCTTCCCGACGCCGAGATCATCAGCCTCGCGCTTCACGACCACGGCTACGATCGCCATCTGCTCCGCTTCGGCCCGATCGCGCAACCGACGGGAATCAACGCATTTTTCATCCGGGTCTATCGGGGTCTTCGGCGCCGCGGGCTACCGGCGATCGGCGTGATCGAGTCGTACCTCGCGAAGTACCGAGCGGTCGATCAGACGCTGCGCCCCGGCGTTCTCGCCCAGATCCAGTGCATCCTGCGGAAACGTGGTTGATGGACGCAACTTCGCCGGGGATCGGGAGCCGACTCTGGCGAAACGGTCAGCCCGCGGGCGGCGTCGCTCGTCTGCGCGAGTGCCGCCGCCAAGCCGCGATGGCGCTCGACCCGACGACGGCCAGCCCCATCGCCCACACCGACGGCTCGGGGACGAATTGCACCGTCGCCAGCGCCTGCGGGCCGAACGTCGTGCCGTCGTATGACCGCAGGACCATCTTCGCGTCCCAGCCCGTGCCGGTGATCTGGCCGGCAAGGCTCGTCAGCGTGCCGCCGATGATGACGTTGAACAGCACGTTGCCTTCGGGAGTGATCGAGCCGAGCTGCGTGTAGCTCGCTGCCGCCGTGCCGCCGTGCCGTCGGGGCCGGTGCCGGGGCCCCAGAAATAGCCGTTGCGGTAGTCGGTGATCGTGAACGATCCGGTGCCGCTCGGGCCAAACAGCGTGTCGCTGCGGAGCAGCCACGTGCTCCCCTCGGTCCAGC is a window encoding:
- a CDS encoding Gfo/Idh/MocA family oxidoreductase; this encodes MTPPASPLSRRRLGALAAAAVAASPVARAATTVARPIRIGQIGVGHGHATKLAVYRASPDYEVVGICEPDEALRRGARERPPFAGLPWMTRDELLALPGLDAVLVETRVGDLLDQAEAAVAAGKHVHVDKPAGTSLGQLRRLLAAAEARGLLVQTGYMYRYNPAVLLLREFLRAGWLGEVFEVHAVMSKLVGDAERDDLVRQPGGTMFELGCHLVDLVVAMLGAPQHVAAFPRHSGARDDGLLDNMLAVLEYPRATATIRTSVIEVDGWSRRQLTVCGTEGTLSIQPLDDPAVRLSLSRARGDHPAGTSTVTFPKFTRYVADAADMARIIRGEKRPDFDSAHDRAVQQAVLAASALPAGDG
- a CDS encoding class I SAM-dependent methyltransferase yields the protein MDEASKTRAIWTDFERGLIRGRGIDIGCGPDPVAPDVRRFDLDDGDANRITQFVHEQFDYVYSSHCLEHMHDAASALSEWWALVRPGGHLIFAVPDEDLYEQGVFPSRFNPDHKATFTIS